GCCCAGCAACAAAATCATTATCAAGGCCGTGAAGAAAACTTTCTTGATCCTAAAGTTTATGAAAAAATTCCGCCAACTGATTTCTACGGCTTTGGTTGGCCTTCAACACAAAATGAAAGTCAAAGAACGCTTGATCGTTATGAAAATGCAGCTGATTTTGCCACCAGACGCTTTCAAGTTTCACCTTGATTTAATAAATCTGAAGATCTTTATTTTAATAATAACCCTCAAGACAAACGTTGAGAAAAAGGTGGCGAATTTGCCTGAACTCGCTCATACCGTTCTTTTGTAAATTTACCCGGAATTACCGACTATTTTATTACAAATCCAACACTAACAAGTTCATATTTTGAAATTCAGCACGCACCTAATGAAAAAGGCGATGTTTCAAGTCCTTATTTGATTTCAGGACAAGGCTTTTTAATTGATAATTTTGCCTCTGGTGGTGGAGTTAGTGGAACTTCAATTCGCGACAGCAATGAAAAAGTCTACGGACTCCAATTTGCTTCTGATAATACTGCCTCAGCGGCTTTTGTTCTGGCTTTACGTTCTTATGGATATGACTATAAAGGTTATTATGGAAAATATAATTTACCTTCTTATGATATAATTTATGGTTCAAAAAACCAATTTAAGTCCTATTTTGATGCAATGTTACAACTTTATGGCAATAAATCTGACAAAAAATTAAAAACTAACTTATTTCCAGATGGCTTTAGCGAATCAACACGAAAAGACGTTTTTGCCTCAAAGGCTGATGTCGTTAATTTGCCAGAAGATATCCAAAAACGCACATATTCACGGGTTGTTTCAAAAATTGAAGAGGGCAACTAGGCTTTAAACTAAAAAATTTTCATTATAAATTAGATATGATATTATTAATTTTTTATAAAGTTGGATTTTCATGAAAATAGCAAGACATTCTGTCATTTTGAACAATTACATTAAGTTTTCAAATTCTTATTTTATTAGAAAGGGAGAAAAAGGACTGCAAATTCTTATACTTTTAATAATTTCAGTGGTTTTTCTTATCATTTTTGCAATAGGGGCTGGCCTACTTTGAGACAAAAATATATGATGAGTAGGTCCTGCAGCATTTTGACCCTTACCTTTTGTCTGAATTTATTTTGTTTTAGGTCTTTTTCTTAAGAAAAAATTTGTTGACTATTTTGATAATAATTCCATTGCTAAATCTATAAAATTTTTAAAATTATTTTTAATAAGCCGCTTGAGTTTTGGACTTTTGCGCAAATTAAAAGATGAAAATTTTGACAAATATTATAAAAAAGCCAATGAATTAGCAAAAATTAACCCTTTAATTGTTTTTTGCGGGCCTTTTGCCGAAAGTATGACTTTTTTAAAATCTGTTGAAATTAACGATGTAGATTTTTGTACAACTTCTAATTTGCGTTTTGATTTAGGGGCTAAAAAAACAAAAGTTCTTGATAATAAACAAATCACTGACCCTTATGATATATCAATTAAAAGTGAAGAATTTAGTTTTATTTTTGTACCAAAAAAATATCAAACAACTGTTGAAAATTTAACAATAACCTCACCAGTTTACCAAATTGCAAATAAAATTAACAAATTTGTATTACTTTCAAATATAAAGAATTTAAGTCAAAATTATGAAATTGAATTCAAAAATACTATAAATGATTTAAAAGAAATTTCCAAATTTAATTTACCTTTTACAAAAGCTAAACTTTCCCAGTGCTATTTTGATTCCATTTTGCAAAAAAGCCAATATATTTTTGTTTTAGATCAAGACAAAATATTGAATAATATTCAAAAAATTGATTTAAATTTACTCATTGAAAATTTAACTGAAAACATCGAGTTAACCTTGGAAAATCCGTTTTCAAACTATGGAAAACCTTTCAAAATTTCAGTTTTGGAACTAATAAAAGAGCTTGAGAATGACGCTAAAGTTAAAAATTTACGGCTTGCGTTTGATAATGATTTTTATAAATTTTTTAACGACATAATTTTACCCGATCCTCACTATAAATCTGACTCGCCATTGCTCGAATTTAGCTCAAAAGACGAGTTTAATATTTTCAAAGAAAAACTCGGAATAAGCAATTTATCATTAAATTACTTAAGTCCAAATTTAGTATTTTCATACAAAAATGGTCACAGCATTGATATTAGACATATTTTTGCAATTTTTATTGCTAAGAAATTTAAGGAATTAGAAGAAAATGAAAAATAATTATAAAAAAATTTCCTTATATTATAAATCGACAAGTACCTTTACGTACATCATTTTTCGTTGATTTATTTTAGCAATAGTTGTCGGACTAATAGCTGCTGGAATTTTATTTTGGAATCTTTATAACCTTCCGGTTCCTCCATATATTTATATTTTTATTCCCCTTTGCATTTTGGTAGTTCCTTTGTTTTTACAAACATTAATAAATTCTGTTTATTTTTTTGTTAGTCCAAAAATTCTTGGCAAGCTATTAGAAAAAAATTGGTTTTTGTGACTAAGTAGAAAATTAATGAGAAAATCTTGGGAAAATATGGCAGAAATTTTACACTACGCTGACTAAAAAATTTTTAAATAGCTTAGTTTAACAGTTTATGGCAAAAATTCACTTTTTATTGAATATAAATAAGCAAAAACACCGGTAAATCGGTCTTTTTTGATGCTAAAATCTTAATTTTTATTATTTTAAATTTAGCCTTTTGCAAAAAAAAAAAAAAATGTTTGGTCTAAAATAAAGTTATGTTATAATTAGCATCACTTAAGAATAATTAATAAATTTTGGTATTGAATTAAGGGGGGATTAATTATGTTTTTTGTCTAAAAAATCGGAAAATGCGACTTTTCCGTCATATTTTTAAATATGATGCAATGCCTTAAATTTGACCGTTTAGAAATCTACAAATTTATGGCTTTTAATTATTGTTCTTTCAAAACTTCATATGTTTTTTTAGGCTCAATGTAAGTAAAAACGAGTTTTCTTTTTACATTGAGTTTAAATAGTAGTTGTATTTTTTTATGATTTTTGTCACTGTTTTAACTAAAAGAGGTAGTTTAAATATTTCATATTTTGCTCTTTAAGTTAAAAATGCCGTAAAACTGGAAACTTTTTTAAGATTATCTCATCAAACTGGGAAACTCGGAAAAAATTGGTTTTTGTGACTAAGTACAAAATTAATGTCAAAACATTGGGTAAATAAGGCGGAAATTTTACGCTACGTTGACTAAAAAAATTTTCGATAAAAATACTTATTTATTATAAAAAAAGTTATATAATTATTTATGCAAATAATTATATACGAGGTCATTATATAAAAATGAAAGCATTAGTTTATCGTGGCGATCACAGTATTGCCCTCGAAGATGTTGACAAACCAGTTATACAAAAACCAACAGATGCAATTGTTAGAGTTACCAAAACAACTATTTGCGGTACAGATTTAGGAATTTTTAAAGGTAAAAATCCCGAAGTTGCCTCAGGTAGAATTTTAGGTCACGAAGGTATTGGTATTGTTGAAGAAATAGGTTCAAGTGTTTCTAATGTTAAAGTAGGTGACAAAGTTTTAATTGGCTGCATAACTCCATGTGGTAAGTGTGACAACTGCCGTGTACAGTTATATTCTCACTGCCGTGAAGCAGAAGGTGGTTGAAAATTCGGTTACATGATCAACGGAACCCAAGCCGAATATGTAAGAGTTCCTTTTGCCGATAATAGTTTATATAAATATCCTGATACAATTTCTGACGAAGTAGCTGTTATGTTATCAGACGCACTTCCAACTGGACACGAAATTGGTGTTCAATATGGTCAAGTTTCACCTGGTAAATCAGTAGCAATTATTGGTGCTGGACCAGTGGGAATGGGAGCGCTTTTAACTGCCCAACTATACTCACCAGCTAAATTAATCGTGATTGATTTTGACAAAAACCGTTTAGAAAAAGCTAAAGAATTAGGAGCAACTCACACACTAGTTCCTGATGAGACATTATTAGACAAATTACACGAAATTGTTGGTCCTGATGGTGTTGATGTGGTAATTGAAGCTGTTGGACTTCCACAGTCATGAGACACTTGCCAAAAAATTGTTAAACCAGGTGGAAATATTTCTGTAGTTGGTGTTCATGGTAAAAAAGTCGACTTTAATCTCCAAAATCTCTGAATTAAAAACATCACCGTTACAACCGGACTAGTAAATACAAACACACTACCAATGCTAATTAACGCAGTTTCAACCGGAAAACTCCCAGTTGATGGACTAATTACCCACCGCTTTAACCTTTCTGATATCATGAAAGCTTATGATACCTTCTTAAATGCATCTGACAATAAAGCAATGAAAATTTTCATTGACGCGACAAAATAAAGTTATTATTTTCGTTTTATTATTTGTAAATTGTTTTGTAAGACTCGCTGCTTTAAAAGTGCGAGTCTTATTTTTTTATTTTAAATTTTTAAAATAAAAAAAATTCATTATACTTAGACTTGCTAAGAATGAATTAATAAATTTTTAGATATTAGAATTAAGGGGGAATTAGTTATGTTTTTTGCTAAAAAACTCAGAAAATGCGAATTTTGGATTGTGTTTTAAAGATAGTGCAATGGCTTAAAATTAACCGTTTGCAAAAAAAAAAAAAAAATGCTTGGTCTAAAAAAATTTTCTGTTATAATAGAGTCACTAAGAATGAATTAATAAATTTTGATATTGAATTAAGGGGGAATTAATTATGTTTTTGCCATAAAAAAATTAGATAGTGCGAATTATCCATTATATTTTTAAATATGATGGAATGCCTTAAATTTAACCGTTTAGAAATCTATAAATTTAAGGCTTTTGGTTATTGTTCTTTCAAAACTTCATATATTTTTTTAGGCTCAATGCAAATAAAAACGAGTTTTCTATTTGCATTGAGTTTAAATAGTAGTTGTATTTTTTCTTTCATTATGGTCAGATT
The DNA window shown above is from Mesomycoplasma ovipneumoniae and carries:
- a CDS encoding zinc-dependent alcohol dehydrogenase family protein yields the protein MKALVYRGDHSIALEDVDKPVIQKPTDAIVRVTKTTICGTDLGIFKGKNPEVASGRILGHEGIGIVEEIGSSVSNVKVGDKVLIGCITPCGKCDNCRVQLYSHCREAEGGWKFGYMINGTQAEYVRVPFADNSLYKYPDTISDEVAVMLSDALPTGHEIGVQYGQVSPGKSVAIIGAGPVGMGALLTAQLYSPAKLIVIDFDKNRLEKAKELGATHTLVPDETLLDKLHEIVGPDGVDVVIEAVGLPQSWDTCQKIVKPGGNISVVGVHGKKVDFNLQNLWIKNITVTTGLVNTNTLPMLINAVSTGKLPVDGLITHRFNLSDIMKAYDTFLNASDNKAMKIFIDATK